One Streptosporangium sp. NBC_01495 DNA window includes the following coding sequences:
- a CDS encoding helix-turn-helix transcriptional regulator codes for MSSYEESLPDAASVAVVRTAELDRLQHLTWQPGSEGRLIAVFGEPGAGKTHLLSALVRDRQWTVLPAAVYRCSRSDREGTMNTVRKMLRRARLSSERHREPPGVTGLSRHRRQPDRELVVIEDAHLADERTIHELAGIAEGASPPLVDVVVSLRPRQTPEALTEAVSLGAAFGRTARIELASLSDEQMLAMTPVPPPYDLRRRSRGNPFNLRALQSLDHSARSGSDTAVAPFEFTVLTEVRGLTLNERYVLNAAAILRSRFDVELLAEVAELDGLVVSAAVRGLVRRDLVRVEPVGALFSVRDEVFGTLLRRTIDPCWATRAHQRALRLLSARGQVGTQLGFHLVSSLSRVRASELARIVDASYEIMETDVAECVSWLTPVIAEAPVSSEIGMRARLALSTAFGRIGRMTESRDLLFLVHESGGSVDPLVLAGQVASVSMVEAVLSQDVQTLGLLNEYLARPDLRRSPLWPRLVFARGFRTTMLGRIPGRAETERALQAARAGRDDLTAAGLLGLRALEATFSGEVERALADATDAGEMLDRAPEHLVARHLEGLFVVVLAHLYLGRYVDAQRQVRRGVDVARHCQRIFLLPALLVLLSESERHLGQLEQAREAANAAIIESGPDNSLRHTQAVALKSAAEVWMQPVGSGRARSLAQQALARQSPSQANVNGSASIAALTLARCAWLDGDPAHCVALLLNEGKGADLLTVPVAYRNTVWEMLCAAGMDAGMPLDGWVRRSQEHARAVPMPHNLAYADLTRGHLCRVRGSLAEAAQCYHDAADRFASVGMGIEQCYALGQAARVLGELGQADRSSRTARLAAEMAHRSGAVTMLDWLGRQVTVPVPAELEPETGPVEMFGRLTHREREIALLICTGMKRREIADRLTISMRTVDVHLTRIYRKTGVSSRMELALATRRKAAAHDYAARF; via the coding sequence ATGAGTTCGTACGAAGAGAGCCTCCCCGACGCCGCATCGGTCGCCGTGGTACGCACAGCCGAACTGGACAGACTGCAGCACCTGACCTGGCAGCCTGGAAGCGAAGGGCGTCTCATCGCCGTGTTCGGCGAACCGGGGGCCGGCAAGACGCACCTGCTCTCCGCGCTCGTGCGGGACCGGCAGTGGACCGTCCTGCCCGCCGCCGTCTACCGCTGCTCGCGCAGCGACCGGGAGGGCACGATGAACACCGTCAGAAAGATGCTGCGGCGGGCCCGGTTGTCCTCCGAGCGTCACCGGGAGCCGCCGGGGGTGACCGGCCTGTCACGGCACCGGCGGCAGCCGGACCGCGAGCTGGTGGTGATCGAGGACGCCCACCTCGCCGACGAGCGGACCATTCACGAGCTGGCCGGGATCGCCGAAGGCGCCTCCCCGCCGCTGGTGGACGTGGTCGTGTCGCTGCGTCCCCGGCAGACGCCCGAGGCGTTGACCGAGGCCGTCTCCCTCGGCGCGGCCTTCGGCCGCACCGCGCGCATCGAGCTGGCATCGCTCAGCGACGAGCAGATGCTCGCCATGACGCCCGTCCCTCCTCCGTACGATCTCCGCCGTCGCAGCCGCGGTAACCCGTTCAACCTGCGCGCCCTGCAGTCCCTCGATCACAGCGCGCGGTCCGGAAGTGACACCGCCGTCGCCCCGTTCGAGTTCACCGTGCTCACCGAGGTCCGGGGCCTCACACTGAACGAGCGCTACGTGCTGAACGCCGCGGCGATCCTGCGCTCGCGGTTCGACGTCGAGTTGCTCGCCGAGGTCGCCGAACTGGACGGGCTGGTGGTCTCCGCCGCCGTACGCGGACTGGTCCGGCGCGACCTGGTGCGGGTCGAGCCGGTCGGCGCGCTGTTCTCCGTCCGGGACGAGGTCTTCGGCACGCTGCTGCGCAGGACGATCGACCCCTGCTGGGCCACCCGCGCCCACCAGCGCGCCCTGCGCCTGCTCTCCGCCCGCGGCCAGGTCGGCACACAGCTCGGCTTTCACCTGGTCAGCTCGCTGTCACGGGTCCGCGCGAGCGAGCTGGCGCGGATCGTGGACGCCTCCTACGAGATAATGGAGACGGACGTCGCGGAGTGCGTCTCCTGGCTCACACCGGTGATCGCCGAGGCACCCGTCTCCAGCGAGATCGGGATGCGCGCCCGGCTGGCACTGAGCACGGCCTTCGGGCGGATCGGGCGGATGACCGAGAGCCGGGACCTGCTCTTCCTGGTGCACGAGTCCGGCGGCTCGGTGGACCCGCTCGTGCTGGCCGGGCAGGTCGCCTCCGTGTCGATGGTCGAGGCCGTGCTCAGCCAGGACGTGCAGACCCTCGGCCTGCTCAACGAGTATCTCGCCCGGCCGGACCTGCGACGCTCACCGCTCTGGCCGCGTCTGGTGTTCGCGCGGGGCTTCCGCACGACCATGCTCGGCCGGATACCGGGGAGGGCCGAGACCGAGCGGGCCCTCCAGGCGGCCCGCGCCGGTCGCGACGACCTCACCGCCGCCGGCCTGCTCGGTCTCCGGGCGCTGGAGGCGACCTTCTCCGGCGAGGTGGAGCGGGCGCTGGCCGACGCGACCGACGCGGGCGAGATGCTGGACCGCGCTCCGGAGCACCTGGTGGCGCGCCACCTGGAGGGCCTGTTCGTGGTCGTCCTCGCCCACCTCTACCTGGGCCGCTACGTGGACGCCCAGCGGCAGGTACGACGGGGCGTCGACGTCGCCCGCCACTGCCAGCGGATCTTCCTGCTCCCGGCGCTGCTGGTCCTGCTCAGTGAGTCCGAGCGCCACCTCGGACAGCTCGAACAGGCACGCGAGGCCGCCAACGCCGCCATCATCGAGTCCGGCCCGGACAACTCCCTCCGGCACACCCAGGCGGTCGCGCTCAAGTCCGCGGCCGAGGTCTGGATGCAGCCGGTGGGCAGCGGGAGGGCCAGGTCCCTCGCGCAGCAGGCACTGGCCCGGCAGTCACCGTCGCAGGCCAACGTCAACGGAAGCGCCTCGATCGCCGCGCTGACCCTCGCCAGATGCGCGTGGCTCGACGGCGACCCCGCGCACTGCGTCGCCCTCCTGCTCAACGAGGGCAAGGGAGCCGACCTGCTGACCGTCCCCGTGGCCTACCGGAACACCGTCTGGGAGATGCTGTGCGCCGCCGGGATGGACGCCGGCATGCCTCTGGACGGCTGGGTGCGAAGAAGCCAGGAACACGCCCGCGCCGTTCCGATGCCGCACAACCTCGCCTACGCGGACCTCACCCGGGGGCACCTCTGCCGCGTGCGGGGTTCGCTCGCCGAGGCGGCGCAGTGCTACCACGACGCGGCCGATCGTTTCGCGTCGGTGGGAATGGGGATCGAGCAGTGCTACGCGCTGGGGCAGGCGGCACGCGTACTCGGCGAACTCGGCCAGGCCGACCGGTCGTCCCGCACGGCCAGGCTCGCCGCCGAGATGGCACACCGGTCGGGGGCGGTGACCATGCTCGACTGGCTCGGCAGGCAGGTGACCGTACCGGTTCCCGCGGAGCTCGAACCGGAGACCGGACCCGTGGAGATGTTCGGCCGGCTCACGCACCGCGAGCGTGAGATCGCACTGCTCATCTGCACGGGCATGAAGCGCCGCGAGATCGCCGACCGGCTCACCATCAGCATGCGGACCGTCGACGTTCACCTGACCCGGATCTATCGGAAGACCGGGGTGAGCTCCCGGATGGAACTCGCCCTGGCGACACGGCGGAAAGCGGCCGCCCACGACTACGCCGCACGCTTTTAG
- a CDS encoding allene oxide cyclase barrel-like domain-containing protein yields MDFRVLSARISPVLDTVSSWALPFVAAPPETTSERVGALGRPGRSLILRDLIEKVVEYHSSNPDPTGTTPTEKDFATVRLEIFGSDGEPLGHTRGAGRMLYRQEHDGHFIAYFGEEIRLRDGNVIRSGGLVDDARLTAGEAATFLAVVVEGPLRGAIGFRQFRPLVKDAHDTYESSIVVYLR; encoded by the coding sequence ATGGATTTCCGCGTGCTGTCCGCTCGGATCTCACCGGTGCTCGACACGGTGAGCTCCTGGGCGCTGCCGTTCGTCGCGGCCCCGCCGGAAACTACCTCGGAAAGGGTCGGCGCCCTCGGCCGGCCGGGCCGGTCGCTGATCCTGCGCGATCTCATCGAGAAAGTGGTCGAATACCACTCGAGTAATCCCGACCCCACCGGGACGACCCCCACCGAGAAGGATTTCGCCACCGTGAGGCTCGAGATATTCGGCTCGGACGGCGAGCCGCTCGGCCACACCAGGGGTGCGGGCCGCATGCTCTACAGGCAGGAGCACGACGGGCATTTCATCGCCTACTTCGGGGAGGAGATCCGGCTGCGCGACGGCAACGTCATCCGGTCCGGCGGCCTGGTCGACGACGCCCGGCTGACCGCAGGCGAGGCCGCCACCTTCCTCGCGGTCGTCGTCGAGGGCCCGTTGCGCGGCGCCATCGGGTTCCGCCAGTTCCGGCCACTGGTCAAGGACGCCCACGACACCTACGAGTCGTCGATCGTCGTCTACCTCCGGTAA
- a CDS encoding ferredoxin has translation MKVTADRRRCMAAGHCAISAPTVFDHGEDGLVVVLDADPGEDAREAVETAEDLCPSRAIAVAPAATERVPSG, from the coding sequence ATGAAGGTGACCGCCGACCGGCGTCGCTGCATGGCCGCCGGCCACTGCGCGATCAGCGCGCCCACGGTGTTCGACCACGGAGAGGACGGCCTGGTCGTCGTCCTCGACGCGGACCCGGGCGAGGACGCCCGGGAGGCCGTGGAGACGGCCGAGGACCTCTGCCCGTCCCGCGCGATCGCCGTCGCGCCCGCGGCCACCGAGCGGGTACCGAGCGGTTGA
- a CDS encoding aldo/keto reductase — protein MTLTRLPTRRIGSLTVGTQGLGCLGMSEFYGATVEAESIATIRRALDLGATLLDTADVYGHGAGEELVGKAVAGRRETAIVATKFGVVRPGPGVGASVRGDARYVRQSCEASLRRLGVDHIDLFYLTRVDTEVGVEETVGAMAELAAAGKIREIGLCEAGPDTIRRAHAVAPIAALQTEWSLWSRDIEHRIVAACRELGVALVPYSPLGRGFLSGAIRSPEQLEEGDFRRFGLPRFAPDNLPRNLALADRLVKLAGELRVTAAQLALAWLHHRGPDVIPIPGTRRRAHLEENVDAAFLSLTPADLAAIEAAVPSDEVYGERWNEQSMRFVDR, from the coding sequence ATGACCTTGACACGACTCCCCACGCGCAGGATCGGCTCCCTGACCGTGGGCACGCAGGGCCTCGGCTGCCTCGGCATGTCGGAGTTCTACGGCGCCACGGTGGAGGCCGAGTCGATCGCGACCATCCGGCGCGCCCTCGATCTCGGGGCGACACTGCTGGACACCGCCGACGTCTACGGCCACGGCGCCGGCGAGGAACTGGTCGGCAAGGCCGTCGCCGGGCGGCGGGAGACGGCGATCGTGGCGACCAAGTTCGGCGTGGTGCGTCCCGGCCCGGGGGTCGGCGCCTCCGTCCGGGGGGACGCCCGCTACGTCCGGCAGAGCTGCGAGGCCTCGCTGCGGCGGCTCGGCGTCGACCACATCGACCTGTTCTACCTCACGCGCGTCGACACCGAGGTCGGCGTCGAGGAGACCGTCGGCGCGATGGCCGAGCTGGCCGCCGCCGGGAAGATCCGTGAGATCGGGTTGTGCGAGGCCGGCCCCGACACCATCCGGCGCGCCCACGCGGTGGCCCCGATCGCCGCGCTGCAGACCGAATGGTCACTGTGGTCGCGGGACATCGAGCACCGGATCGTCGCGGCGTGCCGGGAGCTTGGCGTCGCGCTGGTGCCGTACTCCCCGCTGGGCCGGGGCTTCCTCAGCGGTGCCATCCGTTCCCCGGAGCAGCTGGAGGAGGGCGACTTCCGGCGTTTCGGGCTGCCCCGGTTCGCCCCGGACAATCTGCCGCGCAACCTCGCCCTGGCCGACCGTCTCGTCAAGCTCGCCGGCGAGCTGCGGGTCACGGCGGCGCAACTGGCGCTGGCGTGGTTGCACCACCGAGGTCCGGACGTGATCCCCATCCCGGGAACGAGGCGCCGCGCTCACTTGGAGGAGAACGTCGACGCCGCCTTCCTGAGCCTCACCCCGGCCGACCTGGCCGCCATAGAGGCGGCCGTGCCCTCGGACGAGGTGTACGGGGAGCGCTGGAACGAGCAGAGCATGCGGTTCGTCGACCGCTGA